Genomic segment of Candidatus Binataceae bacterium:
AGGATTTCAAGGGCGGCACCTGGCGCTGTTCACAAAGAGGTTTGCTAATTGTTCGCGGATTTTGTACGTTCGCGATAGACAATTGGGCGAGGTCTCGCGTGAGGATTGGAGGCAAAATGGAGTTAGGCAAGAAGTCCGCGGCTGTGCTGGCTGTGGTGGCATCCGCTTTGGCTCTGGCGGGCGTATCAGCAGCGCAGGTTAAGCCGGGAGATTTCATCACCAAGGACAACGCGGCGAAAGTCCAGGGGCTTCTGAGCCCCGGCAACTACGTGCTCGTGCAGAAGGGCATGACGATGAAAATCGTGCCGTCGGACAAGCTCGAGTGGCCGCCGCCGTTCACGGCCGCGACCGAGAAGTACTCGCCGCAGGTTCAGCTTGCGCCCGATGGAACATTGAAAAACTACGTCTCGGGCCAGCCCTTTCCGCTGCTTGATCCCAACGATCCGACCGTCGCGACGAAAATCATGTGGAACTTCAGTTTCCGCCCGATGTACAGCGACGATATTGATATGCGCTTTCCTGAGGTCGCAAGCTACGGAGCGGACGCGAGCGGCGAGCCGCTCAGCTACTACACGGTCGGACACTTCGCGTTCTATAACAATATCGGCCGCATCGAGGTGCCGCCCGTTCCGACCGATCCCGACGGGGCAGCAAGCGGTGTCCGTTACCGGTTTGGCTTTTATCCTTTCCTCGAGCCGTCCTCGCTGCGCGGCTATGGGATGCTGCGTTTCCGCCACATCGATCCGAAGCAGGATGACAACGTGTGGGTGTTCAATCCGCAAACCCGCCGACTGCGCCGTCAGTCGCCGGAAATCCTTTCCGACGCGATTGCGGCGCTGCCTGGTTTCTCGGGCGGGGGCGGCGGTGGTGGCGGTATGGGCGGAGTGGGCGCAGGCGGCGGCGCTCCGGCCTACGTCAACACGCTCGACCCAGATTCGTACTTTGGGTTCTCGGCCAAGATCGAAGACTTCACCTACAAGTACCTCGGTGACAAGAACATGCTGGCGTCCGTGCACGCCGAGCATTCGCCCGAGCAACCCTGTCCGACCGATGGCGGCAAGACGATTTGCCCCGAAGCCTGGGAGATGCGCCATCTCTACGTAGTCGAGGCGGACGCGAAGCCCGGGACGGATCTCTCGATCCCAAAGCGCACCCTCTACCTCGATGCCGAAGGATGGTTCATCACCGCCTCGGACCAATACGATCGCAACGGGGCGCTCTGGAAAACGATCGCGACCTTCCAGACCTATCGCGATCGCCCGGTGCCTGACGCGAAGGTCGCGATTTATCCCTACAAGCGGATGTTCCAGCTCGGCCTCGTCGATCAGGATTTGCAGACCGGGGTCAGCTCCGTCGTCTATATGCCGGGGCCGAACTCCGAGGAGCGCGAATGCTGGTATATCGACATGGGCACGGTCGATAACGCGTTTTTCACGCCGGAGAAGCTCCAGAACGCGGGGCACTGAGAATCTATTCGAAACGCATCTGCGGCGTGGTTGCGCCGCAGATGCGCCCTTCATTCAAATTTCAAGAACGCGCGTGCTCGAGATCGGCGAGCAGTCCGGGATGAGTGGGACGCCATCCGAGGCGCTCCCGCGTTTGTGCGCTCGAGGCGGGCGAATCAATGCCCATGAAGAACCCGAGCCAGCCGAAGTGTTCGGCGGCTTCTTCGGGCGATTGCGCGACGACGGGAATGTTCAGGCGGCGCCCGATGACCTCGGCGATGTCTTTGAGCGCGACGCCCTCTTCTGCGACCGCGTGAAAGCGGGCGCCGACTGAGCTCTTCTGCAATGCCAAAGTAAAGACCTGGGCCGCGTCCAGGCGATGCACCGCGGGCCAGCGATTCGTGCCATCGCCAACGTACGCCGAGATACGTTTCTCGCGCGCGATTTCGATCAGCGGCGTAACCAGGCCCATCTTCACCGTGTCATGGACCGAGGGCGGCAGACGCACGATGGAAGCGGGAAGGCCTTGCGCCGCCAGTGCCATCGTCGCCTCTTCGGACGCGCTCCGCGGAACGCCGGCGGCGCTGGGAACCACCGCGTCATCCTCGGTGCCAGAGCCACCAGGCGCGAGCATCGCGGTGCCGCCGCTGACTATCAGTGGACGATTCGAGCCGGCCAGCGCCGAGCCGAGTGCCTCGATCGCGTGTCGATCGGTCTCGCAGTTGGCCTGGTATTGTGAGAAATCGTGGTTAAAGGCGGTGTGGATGACGCCGTCGGACACCGCGGCGCCGCTGCGCAGGCTTTCGAGATTTTCGATATCGCCGCGATGCACGAGCACGCCCGCTGCTTCCAGGGCCTTCGCGGAGGCATCCGAGCGCGCGAGCCCAATCACCTGATGACCCGCGGCGACCAGCTCCTCAACAATCGCAGAACCGATGAATCCCGTGGCGCCGGTGACGAAAACGCGCATCGCGACCTCGCAAGCGAGCTAAATCTGCAACACGAACTTTATATCGCCGAGGCGCACCTGCGCGCCCGCGCCGACGAACACCGAACCCTGGATACGACGCTCATCGACGTAGCTGCCGTTGGTTGAGCCGAGGTCCATCAGCTCGAAGCCGCCATCGCGGCGCATCAGGCGCGCATGCGATCGCGAGACGCTGGCGTGCGGGATCACTACGTCGTTGTCCTCGCCGCGCCCGAGCGTGACCTCGTCTTTCATCAGGGCGTATTCAGAAGGCAGCGGGCCTCCGGGATTGACGGTCACGAGGCGAGCCCCCTGGGTCATCCCGGGTCCACGCGGCGAGGTGACCGGCGGAGTCTGCGGCGCGCTCGGGCGCTGCGGTACGGACGAGACTGTGCGCTGAACTGTGCGCACCGCTTGCTGCATCACAGTTGACGGCGCGGGGGCACTCCCCTGCGCCTGTACGATTGCTTTCAGTTCTTCCTGCGACACGCC
This window contains:
- a CDS encoding DUF1329 domain-containing protein; this translates as MELGKKSAAVLAVVASALALAGVSAAQVKPGDFITKDNAAKVQGLLSPGNYVLVQKGMTMKIVPSDKLEWPPPFTAATEKYSPQVQLAPDGTLKNYVSGQPFPLLDPNDPTVATKIMWNFSFRPMYSDDIDMRFPEVASYGADASGEPLSYYTVGHFAFYNNIGRIEVPPVPTDPDGAASGVRYRFGFYPFLEPSSLRGYGMLRFRHIDPKQDDNVWVFNPQTRRLRRQSPEILSDAIAALPGFSGGGGGGGGMGGVGAGGGAPAYVNTLDPDSYFGFSAKIEDFTYKYLGDKNMLASVHAEHSPEQPCPTDGGKTICPEAWEMRHLYVVEADAKPGTDLSIPKRTLYLDAEGWFITASDQYDRNGALWKTIATFQTYRDRPVPDAKVAIYPYKRMFQLGLVDQDLQTGVSSVVYMPGPNSEERECWYIDMGTVDNAFFTPEKLQNAGH
- a CDS encoding SDR family oxidoreductase; amino-acid sequence: MRVFVTGATGFIGSAIVEELVAAGHQVIGLARSDASAKALEAAGVLVHRGDIENLESLRSGAAVSDGVIHTAFNHDFSQYQANCETDRHAIEALGSALAGSNRPLIVSGGTAMLAPGGSGTEDDAVVPSAAGVPRSASEEATMALAAQGLPASIVRLPPSVHDTVKMGLVTPLIEIAREKRISAYVGDGTNRWPAVHRLDAAQVFTLALQKSSVGARFHAVAEEGVALKDIAEVIGRRLNIPVVAQSPEEAAEHFGWLGFFMGIDSPASSAQTRERLGWRPTHPGLLADLEHARS